The following are encoded in a window of Pectinophora gossypiella chromosome 8, ilPecGoss1.1, whole genome shotgun sequence genomic DNA:
- the LOC126368833 gene encoding protein abnormal spindle, with protein sequence MYFEIENTPEHIRRARHTEVVQKISPKEECPRLVLAPFSRPPQVVFENVLIGSTCERNLEVFNPSKQVQQITLGKALPPGLIIHLPGEWLELEPETCYYLTLTWSPMQPTALRDTIRFINENRGRYDVIVVLKSAMNVKGKGKTNQPKGFRVSPGKMKKKSGKRSPVAIYKKKSEVIFNTTKVKKTVVHSTQYNVLKPSNKENIPSFNDYSMESQHPDKCPFDSPTSIDFNFDTSEIFSNMRKTNTDNILQSTYEKPYNNKVAVPLAPHNVLKPSNKLNYDMSASELFDNLTFTPLKTNETRDKLEKGPKIILSMNSDSELDDSLDVKTSNNENETHSIICITSAQLPNKWLTVNHQQAGIQYIETPTVQNKKIPNTSSPKEMNSPNFSMNTELSRISDLSFFPQRFSTERKIIPKVNNETQEIFDDANAKLNSDTYTKDSPNTPLDFKVNLMYGETRPPHFFMKEQPKMCRQALFRESQQYREHYEKTYLNPSDINVWNRDVRFDAKSPPRSITPPLQSIPEESTYLCDTQVLDKTDKQMSTFSLPLNRTFDKVPDRNSLSTSTKQTWSKKSVRAEPELWKIPTAPPRKSLKPKSSISGKESLGGKLSNKDSLGGKLTTTFDNNKSINQNISLNQVGNVYSQSATVDPFLSVSYFYDEEAVHKFEAEFKRWLNYILTPPADLDSNVEQKIDVGKAWIENRNKEVPAAPTREQVCSNYHNSHRLDSLRRSARALLMNPEIATVFQKLNLQIEKKLIAIRTDRNLHLDVGLQKAIMELLLSYNPLWLRIGLEAIYGLVLPLKSNSDIEGLTVFIIQRMFKNPHLKNKHSKSTAPNMLLPAYMEAIKKFTLKKFFMLVFFLDQAKQKKLISHDPCLFCRNAVCKESREIIIRFTRELIAGIGDITKHLRPLGYVVSHKQSYLDEYKYAVHNIALDIRDGVRLTKVMEIILMKNGLLNQLRTPPISRLQKIHNVQVALTALKEANFVIVGDISAQDIADGHREKTLSLLWQLIHVLRAPLFEKAANVIQIWWRKKYEVIVEKRKEEEKNRMRLNNAASIIQYWWRRIQYNRLVEWQMQQVTTATVVFQKYTRKWIYRNRFIKMKRSVLKIEEWYISVKKIKEAKMTLEVLKAQREELRQKSATILQSHVRRWLCMKQYQTKVKKIVLIQSIIRCFILRKYYMQLNKSVTFIQKLYRGKLMMKQAMQEFNKKRHAAVVIQSYYRMIQERRMFRQLKKSVRNVEERYIALLSMRTQVTKYEQIQRSVVLIQSYYRGVRSRKEYIRRRNLILMLQRRIRAHVLMIKQKEYYIQIRNAAITLQKHVRSYLAMKKAKQSYVALRKSTISIQRRYRAQQLMKAQRNDYNKLRNAAITIQTYYRGLIATRRERHYFLRVKNAAVIIQRRYKAQTLMKLNKETYNRLRTAVIAIQQRYRAQLLMKEERSRYLKLKSSCTTIQNAYRAYVLGRQQRQRFVTQKQAAITIQRWIRSCKKGKEVKREYEQTKQACVTIQRIYRAYIISRKQRQEFLKIKTATVRIQNYYRSYIEMKMVRNQFIQLKTSTVAIQRYYKSYLEMRNQRTQYLQMKSAAQLIQKYFRRYRESKRIRKEYCIFRKTTILIQRRYRSICTMRTERKWFLTLKRSVVTIQERYRALLTMRTQRQSYLKTRSAAITIQTRFRAQRLMKEERSKYMTTLNSCILIQRIYRAYLAGKRQREEYYALKKSAVILQQKYRALLAMRKERKVYLTTHIAIVNIQRRFRARALMIKEKTKFQKILSATVTIQSAYRAYVNGKRQRQEYLRTKVAIVTIQTWFRCVLECRKTRYEYSRLRNSVLYVQRQFRANKLARDIRRYEAAKKIQTWFRSLQKRNECRNQFLKLRASAIIVQTVFRRYIQQKRYIATKNAILTIQRFYRSYKVSVEERQKYIRVRTSVIKLQSHVRTFIQRKRYLRICSAVTTIQAAYRLKKQRDLMKIRREAAAICIQKNFRRYLVQTWYQNYRKKILYLQKVWRGKLVTRLLRCEYLQKRRVIVKLQAAIRGYLVRRHVQCKKADIQKTREEQKRHWAASVIQAHYRGHKVRISVTADRRVADLRRRWREGALKSTQESLKERNEEAMEVLRNMSDIETVIRAFRSLELLTEVFPMMYNNNASSIVRRVYIYMSVTNRSISSIEVLKSAASLLVNLTRYRVTGPKIYARERIPPILKFMWRFSNSETLLFCILCTYLWLFSKYDGIREDLTEFLNIPENQKMLATIKSNVERTKRMANNARNKFHTPQTSKVSQTGRLSMNYSICSNKNDSFIMPALEPDYGITRVDKPRYFEDANQAITCLFHTYNL encoded by the exons ATGTACTTCGAG ATCGAAAATACTCCGGAGCACATTCGAAGGGCTCGTCATACAGAAGTAGTGCAGAAAATTTCGCCTAAAGAAGAATGCCCACGTCTGGTGTTAGCTCCATTTTCTAGGCCACCTCAAGTTGTTTTTGAAAATGTACTCATCGGATCAACTTGTGAAAGAAATTTGGAAGTGTTTAATCCTTCCAAACAAGTTCAACAG ATCACTCTTGGCAAAGCTTTACCACCTGGCCTCATCATCCACTTGCCGGGAGAATGGCTAGAACTGGAGCCAGAGACATGCTACTATCTGACATTGACTTGGTCACCCATGCAGCCTACTGCCCTGCGTGACACCATCCGCTTTATCAACGAGAACCGAGGCAGATATGATGTCATAGTGGTCCTCAAGTCTGCTATG AATGTAAAAGGGAAAGGGAAAACAAATCAGCCCAAAGGTTTCAGAGTCTCTCCAGGTAAGATGAAAAAGAAAAGTGGGAAAAGGTCTCCAGTGGCcatctacaaaaagaaatctgaaGTCATTTTTAACACCACTAAAGTCAAGAAAACTGTAGTACACTCCACTCAGTACAATGTTCTGAAACCATCCAACAAAGAAAACATACCTTCCTTCAATGATTACTCCATGGAGTCACAACACCCTGACAAGTGTCCATTTGATTCCCCAACCAGCATAGACTTCAACTTTGATACATCtgaaatattttctaatatGAGAAAAACTAACACTGATAACATTCTCCAAAGTACTTACGAGAAACCATACAATAATAAAGTAGCAGTTCCTCTGGCTCCACACAATGTCTTGAAACCATCTAACAAGCTAAACTATGATATGTCTGCATCTGAGTTATTTGATAATCTCACTTTCACACCCCTCAAGACTAATGAAACAAGGGATAAATTGGAGAAAGGGCCAAAAATTATTCTCAGTATGAATTCTGATAGTGAACTTGATGATAGTTTAGATGTAAAAACTTCCAACAACGAAAATGAAACCCATTCGATAATTTGCATAACATCTGCTCAGCTCCCAAACAAGTGGCTCACTGTGAACCATCAACAAGCAGGTATTCAATACATTGAAACTCCAActgtccaaaataaaaagataccCAATACGTCATCACCTAAAGAGATGAACAGTCCCAATTTTTCTATGAATACTGAGTTGTCCCGCATTAGCGACTTATCCTTCTTTCCGCAAAGATTTTCTACAGAGAGGAAGATAATCCCTAAAGTGAACAATGAAACTCAAGAGATTTTTGATGATGCAAATGCTAAGTTAAACTCTGATACATACACGAAAGACTCGCCCAATACTCCATTAGATTTCAAAGTAAACCTGATGTATGGAGAGACAAGACCACCCCATTTTTTCATGAAAGAGCAACCTAAAATGTGCAGACAAGCTTTGTTCCGAGAATCACAGCAGTACAGAGAACATTATGAAAAGACCTATTTGAATCCATCGGATATTAACGTCTGGAACAGAGATGTGAGGTTTGACGCCAAATCGCCCCCGCGGTCCATTACTCCTCCTCTTCAGTCAATACCAGAAGAGAGCACATATCTTTGTGATACCCAAGTGCTGGATAAAACTGATAAACAAATGTCGACATTTTCACTTCCACTCAATCGTACATTTGATAAAGTGCCAGATAGAAACTCATTATCTACAAGCACCAAACAAACATGGTCCAAAAAATCTGTTCGAGCTGAGCCTGAACTCTGGAAGATACCAACAGCTCCTCCAAGAAAGTCTTTAAAACCCAAATCTAGCATTAGTGGCAAAGAATCTTTGGGTGGAAAACTGAGCAACAAAGACTCTTTGGGTGGAAAATTGACTACTACTTTTGATAACAATAAAAGTATTAATCAAAACATTTCACTCAATCAAGTGGGTAATGTTTACTCTCAATCAGCTACAGTGGACCCATTTCTTTCCGTCTCTTATTTCTATGATGAAGAAGCTGTGCACAAGTTTGAAGCTGAGTTTAAGAGGTGGCTTAACTACATACTAACACCGCCGGCTGATTTAGACAGCAATGTAGAGCAGAAGATAGATGTTGGGAAGGCTTGGATCGAAAATAGAAATAAGGAAGTCCCTGCAGCACCAACTAGGGAGCAAGTTTGCAGCAACTACCACAACAGTCACAGGCTCGACAGTCTGCGCAGATCGGCACGCGCATTACTAATGAACCCAGAAATCGCTACGGTCTTCCAAAAGCTAAATTTGCAGATAGAAAAGAAGTTGATAGCTATTCGAACTGATCGAAATCTACATTTAGATGTGGGATTGCAAAAGGCCATAATGGAATTATTGTTGTCATACAATCCTTTGTGGCTCCGCATTGGCTTGGAAGCTATTTACGGCCTCGTTCTGCCTCTCAAATCAAACAGTGACATAGAAGGGCTTACTGTTTTCATTATTCAAAGGATGTTCAAAAATCCTCATTTGAAAAACAAACATTCCAAATCTACTGCTCCAAACATGCTATTGCCGGCATACATGGAAGCCATAAAGAAGTTTACCTTGAAAAAGTTTTTCATGCTTGTATTCTTTTTGGATCAAGCGAAACAAAAGAAACTAATATCACACGATCCTTGTTTGTTCTGTAGAAACGCAGTCTGCAAGGAAAGCCGGGAAATTATTATCAGATTCACGAGAGAATTGATTGCAGGCATCGGCGACATCACGAAGCATTTGCGACCTTTAGGTTACGTCGTCAGCCACAAACAATCATATCTCGATGAATACAAATATGCTGTGCATAACATTGCTTTGGATATTAGAGATGGCGTGCGGCTCACAAAAGTCATGGAGATAATTTTGATGAAAAATGGGCTGCTGAATCAACTGCGAACACCGCCTATTTCGCGGTTGCAAAAGATTCACAATGTACAAGTTGCTCTGACTGCACTGAAGGAAGCCAACTTCGTAATAGTTGGGGACATAAGTGCACAAGATATAGCTGACGGTCACAGAGAGAAAACCCTTTCTCTTCTCTGGCAATTGATTCATGTTCTCAGAGCCCCATTGTTCGAGAAAGCAGCAAACGTTATACAGATATGGTGGAGAAAGAAATATGAAGTTATTGTGGAAAAGCGGAAAGAGGAAGAAAAGAATCGTATGAGGCTGAACAATGCTGCAAGTATCATTCAATATTGGTGGCGAAGGATTCAGTACAATCGCCTAGTAGAATGGCAGATGCAGCAAGTTACTACTGCTACAGTAGTGTTCCAGAAGTACACTCGAAAGTGGATTTATCGCAACcgctttataaaaatgaagagaaGTGTTTTGAAAATAGAAGAATGGTACATATCAGTGAAGAAAATTAAGGAAGCAAAGATGACTCTCGAAGTATTAAAAGCCCAAAGGGAAGAACTACGACAGAAGTCAGCCACAATTTTGCAGAGTCATGTCAGGCGCTGGTTGTGTATGAAACAATATCAAACAAAAGTCAAAAAGATTGTACTGATTCAAAGCATAATCCGTTGTTTCATTCTTAGAAAATATTACATGCAGCTGAACAAATCTGTTACGTTTATTCAAAAACTGTACAGAGGCAAGTTAATGATGAAACAGGCGATGCAagagtttaataaaaaaaggcaTGCAGCTGTTGTAATTCAAAGCTATTACAGAATGATACAAGAACGCAGAATGTTCCGCCAACTTAAGAAGTCCGTCAGGAACGTCGAAGAACGTTATATCGCTCTCTTAAGTATGAGGACTCAAGTAACGAAATATGAACAAATACAACGGAGCGTAGTTTTGATACAGTCATATTATAGGGGAGTTAGGAGTCGGAAAGAATATATCAGGCGAAGGAATTTAATTCTAATGTTACAAAGAAGGATCAGAGCTCATGTTCTTATGATAAAACAGAAAGAGTATTACATTCAAATAAGAAACGCTGCCATAACGTTACAGAAGCATGTACGGTCGTACCTCGCGATGAAAAAAGCAAAGCAAAGTTATGTCGCTTTACGCAAATCGACAATTTCGATTCAGCGTCGATACCGGGCACAACAATTGATGAAAGCACAGAGAAATGACTACAACAAATTGCGTAATGCTGCGATAACTATTCAGACATATTACAGGGGACTTATAGCTACTCGCCGAGAAAGGCATTATTTCTTGCGAGTTAAGAATGCTGCTGTTATCATTCAGAGACGTTATAAAGCTCAGACTTTGATGAAACTTAACAAGGAAACGTATAACAGATTGCGTACGGCTGTGATCGCGATACAACAGCGTTATAGAGCTCAATTGCTAATGAAGGAGGAACGATCTAGATATCTAAAGCTGAAATCGTCTTGCACAACTATTCAAAATGCATACAGAGCTTACGTACTGGGTCGACAACAGAGACAACGTTTCGTCACACAAAAACAAGCTGCTATCACGATTCAACGGTGGATTAGAAGTTGTAAGAAAGGAAAAGAAGTTAAAAGAGAATACGAGCAAACAAAACAAGCTTGTGTAACTATCCAGAGAATCTATAGAGCTTATATTATTAGCAGAAAACAAAGACAGGAATTCTTAAAAATCAAAACAGCTACAGTACGCATACAAAACTATTACAGATCTTACATTGAAATGAAAATGGTTAGAAACCAGTTTATTCAACTTAAAACTTCGACAGTCGCAATCCAAAGATACTACAAATCATATCTGGAAATGCGAAATCAAAGGACTCAGTATCTGCAAATGAAATCAGCAGCTCAGCTCATCCAGAAGTATTTCAGGCGCTATAGAGAAAGTAAGAGGATTCGAAAAGAATACTGCATTTTTAGAAAAACTACTATTCTTATTCAAAGAAGATATAGAAGTATTTGCACAATGAGAACAGAAAGAAAATGGTTTTTGACGCTGAAGCGTTCGGTTGTAACAATCCAAGAAAGATACAGGGCATTGCTCACGATGCGAACACAGAGACAATCTTATCTAAAGACGCGGTCAGCCGCTATAACCATTCAAACTAGATTCAGAGCACAGCGTCTTATGAAGGAAGAACGATCCAAATACATGACGACtttaaattcatgtattttaatTCAAAGAATTTACAGAGCGTATTTAGCCGGTAAAAGGCAAAGGGAGGAATACTACGCATTAAAGAAATCAGCTGTAATCTTACAGCAAAAATACAGAGCGTTGCTTGCTATGcggaaagaaagaaaagtatattTGACCACTCATATAGCGATAGTCAACATCCAAAGAAGATTCAGAGCCCGCGCTCTAATGATAAAGGAAAAGACAAAGTTCCAAAAAATCTTAAGTGCTACTGTTACTATCCAAAGTGCTTACAGAGCTTACGTAAATGGTAAAAGACAACGGCAGGAATATTTAAGAACTAAAGTCGCGATTGTTACAATCCAAACATGGTTCAGATGTGTTTTGGAATGTAGGAAAACGCGTTACGAATATTCAAGACTGAGAAATAGTGTTTTATACGTACAAAGGCAATTTAGAGCCAACAAGCTCGCTCGGGATATTCGTCGCTATGAAGCTGCTAAGAAAATTCAGACATGGTTCCGCTCGTTGCAAAAACGCAACGAATGTCGCAATCAGTTTTTGAAATTGAGAGCCAGCGCTATAATTGTACAAACTGTATTCCGAAGGTACATCCAGCAAAAGCGGTACATTGCTACTAAAAATGCTATTTTAACCATACAAAGATTCTACCGCTCATATAAGGTTAGTGTTGAGGAGAGACAAAAATACATACGCGTAAGAACttcagtaataaaattacaGTCTCATGTGAGAACTTTCATTCAAAGAAAACGTTATTTGAGGATATGTTCAGCCGTAACTACAATACAAGCTGCATATAGATTGAAAAAACAAAGAGATTTAATGAAAATTCGCAGAGAAGCGGCCGCTATATGCATTCAGAAGAATTTCAGAAGATATCTTGTACAGACATGGTATCAGAACTATCGaaaaaaaattttgtatttgcAAAAGGTATGGCGTGGGAAGTTAGTGACGAGACTGCTGCGTTGCGAATATCTGCAAAAAAGAAGAGTAATAGTAAAACTTCAAGCCGCAATAAGAGGATATTTGGTTCGCCGACACGTCCAGTGCAAGAAGGCAGACATTCAAAAGACGAGAGAGGAACAAAAGCGTCATTGGGCGGCGTCGGTCATTCAG GCTCATTACCGTGGCCACAAAGTTCGCATAAGCGTGACCGCTGATCGACGCGTGGCGGACCTCCGAAGAAGATGGCGAGAAGGAGCACTGAAATCGACGCAAGAGTCTCTAAAGGAGCGTAATGAGGAGGCGATGGAGGTGCTGCGCAATATGTCTGACATCGAAACTGTCATAAGGGCATTCCGGTCTTTAG AGCTGCTGACTGAAGTTTTCCCAATGATGTACAACAATAATGCGTCGTCAATAGTTCGTCGAGTTTATATCTACATGTCCGTGACAAATCGCTCGATCTCCAGTATAGAAGTGTTGAAGTCCGCTGCGTCTCTGCTTGTCAACTTGACTCGTTATAGAGTTACTGGACCGAAAATATACGCG